In Carnobacterium sp. CP1, the following are encoded in one genomic region:
- a CDS encoding 3'-5' exonuclease — MNFIALDFETANHQRHSACSVALTIVRNSQIVDHYYSLIKPETEFFWRNIQIHGIHESDVADAPNFARVWEDIKPCFKENKLIVAHNLPFDRGVLHGCLDYYEIERPHFQTLCTVQSSRKLITELPNHKLNTVCDHLGIELKNHHHALDDSNASANILLYLEDRFGTDPLKKMVKHI, encoded by the coding sequence ATGAATTTTATTGCACTGGATTTTGAAACAGCCAATCACCAACGGCACAGTGCTTGTTCTGTAGCATTAACCATTGTACGAAACAGCCAAATTGTCGACCACTATTATTCTTTGATCAAACCAGAAACCGAGTTTTTTTGGCGCAATATTCAAATTCACGGGATTCATGAAAGCGACGTGGCAGATGCACCGAACTTTGCCCGTGTCTGGGAAGACATCAAGCCCTGTTTTAAAGAAAACAAATTGATCGTCGCTCACAATCTGCCTTTTGATCGCGGCGTTTTGCACGGTTGTTTAGATTATTATGAAATTGAGCGACCGCATTTCCAAACACTGTGCACCGTTCAATCGAGCCGCAAACTCATTACTGAACTTCCTAATCATAAATTGAATACCGTTTGTGATCATCTAGGTATCGAATTAAAGAATCATCACCACGCTTTGGATGACAGCAATGCGAGTGCGAATATCTTGCTTTATTTAGAAGATCGCTTTGGAACGGATCCATTAAAAAAAATGGTCAAACATATTTGA
- a CDS encoding GNAT family N-acetyltransferase codes for MSEKQSVAISIRPASPNDAAGVLAHVSQTSKETSFLTMGSEGPKITVEEEKHHLKKIDESDNNFLLLALDGENIVGMASINGGSSPKVKHIGELGVSIVKDYWGMGLGTLLLEDIIEWAAASGVIKRLELTVQARNKRAIHVYEKLGFLQEAVMQRGVKDDDGSYLDVCLMSLLIGETE; via the coding sequence ATGTCAGAAAAACAATCAGTAGCTATTTCAATTCGTCCAGCATCGCCTAATGATGCTGCTGGCGTTTTGGCACACGTTAGCCAAACGTCAAAAGAAACAAGCTTTTTGACCATGGGAAGTGAAGGACCGAAGATAACGGTCGAAGAAGAAAAACACCATCTTAAAAAAATTGATGAATCAGATAACAACTTTTTGTTACTGGCTTTGGACGGAGAGAATATCGTTGGAATGGCATCTATCAACGGAGGTTCCAGCCCCAAAGTGAAACATATTGGAGAGCTGGGTGTTTCCATTGTAAAAGACTATTGGGGTATGGGATTAGGAACCTTACTGTTAGAAGACATCATTGAATGGGCAGCAGCATCCGGCGTTATCAAACGGTTGGAACTGACGGTTCAAGCACGTAATAAACGAGCGATCCATGTATACGAAAAATTGGGTTTCTTGCAAGAAGCAGTCATGCAACGCGGCGTAAAAGACGACGACGGCAGTTATTTGGATGTCTGCTTGATGAGTCTGTTGATTGGTGAAACAGAGTAA
- the tsaE gene encoding tRNA (adenosine(37)-N6)-threonylcarbamoyltransferase complex ATPase subunit type 1 TsaE → MKPIQAHNEDETKAIAAALAAFLVPGDIILLEGDLGAGKTTFTKGLATGLGIKRVIKSPTYTIIREYLDGRLPLYHMDVYRLEETGGTDLGLEEYFEGDGVSIVEWATFIPEDIPSEYLQIKLQPSGEDLTERTITFKAVGQHYEALLSRLDESEKEKGV, encoded by the coding sequence ATGAAACCAATTCAAGCGCACAATGAAGATGAAACAAAAGCAATTGCTGCTGCCCTGGCAGCCTTCCTTGTTCCAGGCGATATTATCTTATTAGAAGGCGATCTGGGAGCTGGGAAAACAACTTTTACTAAGGGGTTAGCAACAGGACTAGGAATCAAAAGAGTCATTAAAAGTCCGACTTATACCATTATCCGTGAATATTTAGATGGCCGGTTGCCTCTGTATCACATGGACGTTTACCGGTTAGAAGAAACCGGCGGAACAGACCTAGGGTTGGAAGAATATTTTGAAGGCGATGGAGTCTCTATCGTAGAGTGGGCTACATTCATTCCAGAGGATATCCCTAGTGAATACTTGCAAATCAAATTACAGCCCTCTGGAGAAGATTTAACAGAGCGCACCATCACTTTCAAAGCAGTAGGCCAACATTACGAAGCATTGTTGAGCCGTTTGGATGAAAGTGAAAAGGAAAAAGGAGTTTAG
- a CDS encoding NAD(P)-dependent oxidoreductase, giving the protein MMKIGIIGATGKSGSRITAEALDRGYLVVPLVRNANKLEDQDWTIVEKDLYDLNYEDVKGLDVVVDAFKPPQGREELHQTSLEHLIAILKGHSKPRLIVVGGAGSLIVDRENGTRLMDTTDFPDVAKPTAFHMSKALETLEKTTEVNWTYLSPSQFFNPKGERTGGYQVGTDYLLTNHLGQSEISYADYAIALIDEIENRAFVGKRFTVCSK; this is encoded by the coding sequence ATGATGAAGATAGGAATTATTGGCGCTACAGGAAAATCCGGTTCGCGTATTACAGCAGAAGCATTGGATAGAGGATATTTAGTGGTGCCGCTTGTTCGAAATGCGAATAAATTGGAAGACCAAGACTGGACGATCGTCGAAAAAGATCTATACGATTTGAATTATGAAGACGTTAAGGGGTTAGACGTGGTAGTCGATGCTTTCAAGCCTCCTCAAGGACGCGAAGAACTTCACCAGACTAGTCTGGAACACTTAATAGCCATTCTGAAAGGACACTCCAAACCTCGTTTAATCGTTGTTGGAGGAGCAGGCAGCTTAATAGTCGATAGAGAAAACGGTACCCGGTTAATGGATACAACAGACTTTCCAGATGTTGCCAAACCAACTGCTTTTCATATGAGCAAAGCTTTAGAGACATTAGAAAAAACGACTGAGGTAAATTGGACCTATTTAAGCCCTTCTCAATTTTTTAATCCAAAAGGAGAACGGACTGGAGGCTACCAAGTTGGCACAGATTATCTATTAACCAATCACTTGGGTCAAAGTGAAATCAGTTACGCTGATTATGCCATTGCTTTAATAGATGAAATCGAAAATCGAGCTTTTGTCGGCAAGCGTTTTACGGTTTGCAGCAAATAA
- the pta gene encoding phosphate acetyltransferase, which yields MELFDSLKFNIVRKNIRIVFPEGTEPRIIGAVVRLQSEELIHPVLLGNPAEIKDIAKKRGFNVDNIEIIDQNNYEGLDELVAAFVERRKGKVSEEQARELLKDENYFGTMLTYMGKVEGLVSGAVHSTGDTVRPALQIIKTKPGVSRTSGAFIMLRGRDNEKYLFSDCAINVNPNAQELAEIAVESAKTAELFGIDPKVAMLSFSTMGSAKAEEATKVAEATKIAQELAPQYEIDGELQFDAAYVASVGQQKAPDSKVAGQATVFVFPELQSGNIGYKIAQRFGNFEAIGPILQGLNKPISDLSRGCNEEDVYKLAIITATQSLMN from the coding sequence GTGGAATTATTTGATAGTTTAAAATTTAACATTGTTAGAAAAAATATCCGAATTGTTTTTCCAGAAGGAACAGAGCCTCGTATTATTGGAGCAGTTGTTCGTTTACAATCAGAAGAATTGATTCACCCAGTATTGCTTGGTAACCCGGCAGAAATTAAAGACATTGCTAAAAAACGCGGTTTTAATGTCGATAACATCGAAATCATTGATCAAAACAATTATGAAGGCCTGGATGAATTGGTCGCTGCATTCGTTGAACGTCGTAAAGGAAAAGTTTCAGAAGAACAAGCAAGAGAGTTGCTGAAAGATGAAAACTATTTCGGAACGATGTTGACCTATATGGGCAAAGTTGAAGGATTAGTCAGTGGAGCGGTTCATTCTACAGGTGATACTGTTCGTCCTGCTTTGCAAATCATTAAAACAAAACCAGGTGTGAGCCGGACAAGTGGCGCATTCATTATGTTGCGTGGACGCGATAATGAAAAATACTTGTTCTCAGATTGTGCTATCAACGTAAATCCAAATGCTCAAGAATTAGCTGAAATTGCTGTTGAAAGTGCTAAAACGGCTGAATTATTTGGCATTGACCCTAAAGTGGCAATGTTAAGCTTTTCAACTATGGGATCAGCAAAAGCTGAAGAAGCAACCAAAGTCGCTGAAGCAACTAAAATTGCTCAAGAATTAGCTCCACAATATGAAATCGACGGTGAATTACAATTTGATGCTGCTTACGTAGCGTCTGTTGGACAACAAAAAGCACCTGATTCAAAAGTTGCAGGTCAAGCAACAGTCTTTGTATTCCCTGAATTACAGTCTGGGAATATCGGCTACAAAATTGCCCAACGTTTTGGTAACTTTGAAGCTATTGGACCTATCTTGCAAGGATTGAATAAACCAATTTCTGACCTTTCACGTGGTTGTAACGAAGAAGATGTTTATAAACTAGCGATCATTACAGCTACTCAAAGCTTAATGAACTAA
- a CDS encoding uracil-DNA glycosylase, with the protein MTIPIKNDWAPILNQASLTPTYQKLRQFLAKEYQEETVYPAMDQIWEAFEWTPYHEVKVVILGQDPYHGPHQAHGLSFSVQPTVKVPPSLLNIYKELENDLGYPPVKHGYLKSWADQGVLLLNTVLTVRKGEAHSHRNKGWEQVTDMVIQKLSERETPMVFILWGSPSIKKRALIDEQKHTVITSPHPSPLSAYRGFFGSKPFSKANAALIQMGQEPINWQLPEEV; encoded by the coding sequence TTGACTATACCGATTAAAAATGACTGGGCGCCGATTTTAAACCAAGCGAGTTTGACTCCTACTTATCAAAAACTGAGACAGTTTTTGGCAAAAGAATACCAAGAAGAAACAGTTTATCCAGCAATGGATCAAATCTGGGAGGCTTTTGAGTGGACGCCGTATCATGAAGTCAAAGTAGTGATCTTGGGACAAGACCCTTACCATGGTCCGCATCAAGCTCATGGCTTGAGTTTTTCTGTACAACCTACAGTGAAAGTTCCACCATCGCTTTTAAATATTTATAAAGAACTAGAAAATGATTTAGGCTATCCTCCAGTAAAACACGGTTATTTAAAATCTTGGGCGGATCAAGGCGTGTTATTGTTGAATACAGTGTTGACCGTACGCAAAGGAGAAGCTCATTCACACCGGAATAAAGGGTGGGAACAAGTAACAGATATGGTGATACAAAAGTTGAGCGAACGAGAAACCCCTATGGTATTTATTTTATGGGGAAGTCCATCGATAAAAAAAAGAGCCTTGATTGATGAACAAAAACATACAGTCATTACTTCACCGCATCCTAGCCCGTTATCTGCTTACCGAGGATTTTTTGGATCAAAACCATTTTCGAAAGCCAATGCTGCATTGATTCAAATGGGGCAAGAACCGATTAACTGGCAGCTGCCGGAGGAAGTCTAA
- a CDS encoding Cof-type HAD-IIB family hydrolase — protein sequence MIKLIASDMDGTLLNGRMVISKTNAKAILEAQKQGIRFMVATGRGYTEAKPLLEEVGISCPLITLNGAQVYDEKGEVIENIGIEKDTVRTILKKTRDLNLYCEMTTSHGIYSDNKAKRIESVASLLYKTNPDTSFKMAVVLAAARLEIMNINYVAEYEELLENDSIEILKMITFSEDGPEVLSPLADDLATTGDLAITASFINNIEINHIKAQKGLALARAAEKWNIPMENVMALGDNFNDVSMLKVAGYSVAVENAEDGVKAQAKYLTATNNDDGVAQSVLLALSNDMDQQLVSVPLKD from the coding sequence ATGATTAAACTTATTGCATCGGATATGGATGGAACATTACTTAACGGACGTATGGTTATTTCAAAAACGAATGCTAAAGCTATCTTGGAAGCACAAAAACAAGGCATTCGTTTTATGGTCGCCACTGGCCGTGGATACACAGAAGCTAAACCATTATTAGAAGAAGTCGGCATTTCTTGTCCGCTCATCACTTTAAATGGAGCACAAGTCTATGACGAAAAAGGCGAAGTCATCGAAAATATCGGCATCGAGAAAGACACTGTTCGCACGATTTTGAAGAAAACAAGAGACTTAAATCTTTACTGTGAAATGACTACCTCACATGGTATTTATTCAGATAATAAAGCCAAACGGATCGAATCAGTTGCTTCTTTGCTTTACAAAACCAATCCAGATACTTCTTTCAAAATGGCTGTTGTTTTGGCAGCTGCCCGTTTAGAAATTATGAATATCAATTATGTTGCTGAATACGAAGAACTATTAGAAAATGATTCTATTGAAATCTTAAAAATGATTACTTTTAGTGAAGATGGGCCAGAAGTATTAAGTCCTCTAGCAGATGATTTAGCTACTACCGGTGATTTAGCCATTACTGCTTCATTTATTAACAACATTGAAATCAACCACATCAAAGCTCAAAAAGGCCTTGCTTTAGCCCGTGCAGCAGAAAAATGGAACATCCCAATGGAAAACGTAATGGCTCTGGGAGATAACTTTAATGATGTCTCAATGTTAAAAGTAGCTGGTTACAGTGTGGCTGTTGAAAATGCTGAAGACGGCGTCAAAGCGCAAGCTAAATACCTTACAGCTACTAACAATGATGACGGTGTTGCTCAATCAGTCTTATTGGCACTCAGCAATGACATGGATCAGCAATTGGTTTCAGTACCATTAAAAGATTAA
- a CDS encoding YvrJ family protein has translation MEANTEWLSVIAEIIGSLGFPIFVAWFLLQRMETKLDELVKAIQDLNHVFKSTP, from the coding sequence ATGGAAGCGAACACGGAATGGTTATCTGTTATTGCTGAGATTATCGGCAGTCTTGGTTTCCCCATTTTTGTTGCCTGGTTTTTACTCCAACGAATGGAAACAAAACTCGACGAATTAGTCAAAGCTATTCAAGACCTGAACCATGTCTTTAAAAGTACTCCATAA
- a CDS encoding PFL family protein, producing the protein MEPTNILETIRMIEEEKLDIRTITMGISLLDCIDSDGERARKKIYEKIVTQAKDLVTTGEAIEAEYGIPIVNKRISVTPISLIAGASADEDYVAYAKTLDAAAREVGVNFIGGFSALVDKGYHKGDSVLIRSIPRALAETERVCASVSVGSTKSGINMDAIAQMGEIIKETAELTKETQGLGCAKLVVFTNAVEDNPFMAGAFHGVGEADCVINVGISGPGVVKRALEKVKGESFDVVAETVKKTAFKITRMGQLVGQQASKRLNVPFGIVDLSLAPTPAVGDSVAHILEEMGLERVGTHGTTAALALLNDAVKKGGIMACGHVGGLSGAFIPVSEDIGMIEAVEAGALTIDKLEAMTAICSVGLDMIAVPGDTSAATLAAMIADEAAIGMINNKTTAVRVIPAPGSKVGDRIVLGGLLGTAPVMAVNPFGSSDFIARGGRIPAPVHSFKN; encoded by the coding sequence TTGGAACCAACTAATATATTAGAGACGATTCGCATGATTGAAGAAGAAAAACTTGATATCCGTACGATCACTATGGGAATTTCATTATTGGATTGTATTGATAGCGACGGTGAACGGGCTCGAAAAAAGATTTATGAAAAAATCGTCACACAAGCAAAAGACTTAGTAACAACCGGTGAAGCAATCGAAGCAGAATATGGCATCCCAATTGTGAATAAGCGTATTTCAGTTACGCCTATTTCGTTGATTGCAGGAGCTTCAGCTGATGAGGATTACGTAGCCTATGCTAAAACATTAGATGCTGCAGCCAGAGAAGTGGGAGTAAACTTTATTGGCGGTTTCTCTGCGTTAGTGGACAAAGGCTACCATAAAGGGGACTCGGTTTTGATTCGTTCTATTCCCCGTGCTTTAGCTGAAACAGAACGCGTTTGTGCTTCTGTTAGTGTAGGGTCAACGAAGAGCGGCATCAATATGGATGCTATTGCTCAAATGGGCGAAATCATTAAAGAAACCGCAGAATTAACGAAAGAAACACAAGGATTGGGCTGCGCTAAACTAGTTGTGTTTACGAATGCAGTAGAAGATAATCCGTTTATGGCAGGTGCTTTTCATGGTGTAGGTGAAGCGGATTGTGTCATCAATGTGGGAATCAGCGGTCCAGGGGTTGTGAAGCGTGCACTTGAAAAAGTGAAAGGCGAATCATTTGATGTGGTAGCAGAAACTGTGAAGAAAACAGCTTTTAAAATCACACGTATGGGGCAGTTGGTAGGGCAGCAAGCTTCGAAGCGGCTGAATGTTCCATTTGGAATCGTTGATTTGTCACTAGCACCAACACCGGCAGTTGGCGATTCAGTTGCGCATATTTTAGAAGAAATGGGATTGGAACGAGTGGGAACTCATGGAACAACAGCAGCTTTAGCTTTATTGAACGATGCTGTAAAAAAAGGTGGTATCATGGCATGCGGACATGTTGGAGGTTTATCGGGAGCATTTATTCCGGTTTCAGAAGATATCGGTATGATCGAAGCTGTAGAAGCAGGAGCATTAACGATTGATAAACTGGAAGCCATGACTGCTATCTGTTCAGTAGGATTAGATATGATCGCTGTTCCGGGAGATACGTCAGCCGCTACATTAGCAGCGATGATCGCAGATGAAGCAGCAATCGGGATGATCAACAATAAAACGACTGCTGTACGTGTTATTCCGGCTCCTGGTTCAAAAGTAGGCGATCGAATCGTTTTAGGCGGCTTGTTGGGAACTGCACCAGTGATGGCGGTCAATCCTTTTGGGTCATCTGATTTTATTGCCAGAGGGGGCAGAATCCCTGCGCCTGTACATTCATTTAAAAATTAA
- a CDS encoding ACT domain-containing protein, which translates to MKAIVTVIGKDQVGIVAKVSQTLMELNINILDVSQTILDGYFTMMLICEVGTANQPFDEVKLRLRATGEESGVKVTIQKQEIFDAMHKL; encoded by the coding sequence ATGAAAGCTATCGTAACGGTAATTGGAAAAGATCAAGTGGGAATCGTGGCCAAAGTTAGCCAAACTTTGATGGAGTTAAATATCAATATTTTAGATGTTTCGCAAACAATTTTAGATGGGTATTTTACAATGATGCTCATTTGTGAAGTTGGAACAGCAAATCAGCCTTTTGATGAAGTTAAATTACGGCTGCGTGCTACTGGCGAAGAGTCAGGCGTAAAAGTCACGATCCAAAAGCAAGAAATATTTGACGCAATGCATAAACTTTAA
- a CDS encoding LURP-one-related/scramblase family protein, whose amino-acid sequence MVHLYMKQAYVSIQNRIIVKDEKGKDIFLIIGKWGRIGDGLSLYAMDGTLLVEVKQTVLSLFPKFDVYVAGKKIASITKHPGIKGPYFKVSRLNWLVTGDFYNHHYRVHHPTRPVMTMEKAYLAFGDFYALSVNQSQDVPICLCIAVIVDHLTLTRLPAAAKRAKGHFYQPI is encoded by the coding sequence ATGGTACACCTTTATATGAAACAAGCGTATGTATCTATTCAAAATCGAATTATCGTTAAAGATGAAAAAGGAAAAGACATCTTTCTTATTATTGGAAAATGGGGCAGAATCGGTGACGGACTTTCACTCTATGCAATGGATGGAACCTTGCTAGTCGAAGTCAAGCAAACGGTCTTATCGCTTTTCCCTAAATTTGATGTCTATGTTGCCGGGAAAAAAATTGCTTCCATTACAAAACATCCTGGAATAAAAGGACCTTATTTTAAAGTCAGCCGGTTAAATTGGCTCGTAACGGGTGATTTTTATAACCACCATTATCGTGTCCATCACCCGACTCGTCCCGTTATGACAATGGAAAAAGCATATTTAGCTTTTGGTGATTTTTATGCTTTAAGCGTTAACCAATCCCAAGATGTTCCTATTTGTTTGTGTATCGCGGTCATTGTAGACCATTTGACTCTGACACGCTTGCCTGCTGCAGCCAAGCGCGCAAAAGGACACTTTTATCAACCAATATAA
- a CDS encoding GNAT family N-acetyltransferase, producing MIRPAVKEDIDQLIALVWIVLEDMELPLLKQASENRLKALMKEAMLNENYRYSYRRAIVCLRDGNIAGTAFGYKGELEPEIDQAFIEVTQAAGLEDGHLFQDTETHPGEWYLDTLVTDAAYRGQGVATELLAALPEIAKAQGETLIGLNCDQKNQPAKHLYQKAGYQKVGECTLSGTVYDHMQLSLT from the coding sequence ATGATCAGACCAGCTGTAAAAGAAGATATTGATCAATTGATAGCATTAGTTTGGATCGTATTAGAAGATATGGAGCTGCCGCTGCTCAAGCAAGCATCGGAAAATCGTTTGAAGGCGCTCATGAAAGAAGCTATGCTGAATGAAAATTATCGTTATAGTTACCGGCGTGCAATCGTCTGTCTGCGAGATGGCAACATTGCAGGAACTGCTTTTGGATACAAAGGCGAACTGGAACCCGAAATAGACCAAGCATTTATAGAAGTCACGCAAGCAGCAGGATTGGAAGACGGCCATTTATTCCAAGATACAGAAACGCATCCTGGCGAATGGTATCTTGACACACTAGTAACCGATGCTGCTTATCGAGGACAAGGTGTGGCTACAGAATTGTTAGCTGCTCTTCCGGAGATCGCTAAAGCACAGGGTGAGACTCTTATCGGCTTAAATTGTGATCAAAAGAACCAACCAGCTAAACACTTGTACCAAAAAGCAGGGTACCAAAAAGTTGGAGAGTGTACGTTGAGCGGTACCGTATATGACCATATGCAACTCTCGTTAACTTAA
- a CDS encoding amino acid ABC transporter substrate-binding protein/permease — MKKHKRSMFLVALMVIVGVCFSMAYPMDASAKTTDGKYLIGTDVTFAPFEYQTADGEYVGIDIDILNAIAEDQGFEYELKPLGFSAALQALESNQIDGMIAGMSITDERKASFDFSDPYFESGVVMAVGASDDEITSYEDLAGKTVAVKTGTTGSAFAESIQKKYGFKLNTFEDSANMYEDVQAGNSDAAFEDYPVMAYALNNDRLKLKLPTEAEPGDNYGFAVNKGMNPELIEQFNAGLINIRANGTYQEILDTYLGENSTAAASNMGFFALIKENSGELLKGLGQTLLLTLIAFVIATIVGVVLGLFSASPNTVLKWIASIYVDLFRGIPLIVLAFFVYFSIPQLFDLRLSATVAGIITLSLNTAAYIAELVRGGIQAVDKGQLEAARSLGLPYNLSMRKIVLPQAIKIMVPSFINQFVITLKDTSILSVIGLVELTQTGKIIIARTFSSGDMWLIVALMYLIVITALTKFSNYLERKLNNA; from the coding sequence ATGAAAAAGCACAAACGCTCAATGTTTTTGGTCGCACTAATGGTGATAGTAGGAGTATGTTTTTCAATGGCATATCCTATGGATGCTTCTGCAAAAACAACAGATGGAAAATACCTTATCGGAACGGATGTAACCTTTGCTCCATTTGAATACCAAACGGCCGATGGAGAATACGTTGGAATCGATATTGATATTTTAAATGCCATTGCTGAGGATCAAGGTTTCGAATATGAATTAAAACCTTTAGGATTCAGTGCCGCACTACAAGCTTTAGAATCCAACCAAATTGATGGAATGATTGCTGGAATGAGTATCACAGATGAGCGTAAAGCTTCTTTTGATTTCTCTGATCCATACTTTGAAAGCGGGGTCGTCATGGCCGTTGGTGCTTCAGATGATGAGATCACCAGCTATGAAGATTTAGCTGGAAAAACAGTTGCAGTCAAAACAGGTACGACTGGATCTGCTTTTGCAGAGTCCATTCAAAAAAAATACGGATTTAAACTGAATACCTTTGAAGACTCCGCTAATATGTATGAGGATGTTCAAGCTGGTAATTCAGATGCCGCCTTTGAAGATTATCCAGTCATGGCTTATGCACTTAATAATGACCGTTTAAAATTAAAATTGCCGACTGAAGCAGAACCTGGCGATAATTACGGTTTTGCAGTGAATAAAGGAATGAATCCCGAATTGATCGAACAATTCAACGCAGGATTGATCAATATCCGTGCAAACGGAACATACCAAGAGATTTTAGATACTTATTTAGGCGAAAATTCTACAGCTGCTGCATCTAATATGGGTTTCTTCGCATTGATCAAAGAAAATAGCGGCGAACTTTTAAAAGGATTAGGCCAGACCTTATTGCTGACGCTTATTGCTTTTGTGATCGCTACGATCGTCGGTGTTGTTTTGGGACTCTTTAGCGCTTCACCGAATACGGTTTTGAAATGGATCGCTTCTATTTATGTGGATTTGTTCCGCGGAATCCCTTTAATCGTTTTAGCATTTTTTGTTTACTTTTCTATTCCGCAGCTCTTTGACTTGCGTCTTTCAGCCACTGTTGCCGGAATCATCACATTAAGCTTAAATACTGCTGCTTACATTGCAGAACTTGTACGCGGAGGCATCCAGGCTGTTGATAAAGGCCAACTGGAAGCAGCTCGCAGCTTAGGGTTGCCTTACAACCTTTCTATGCGCAAAATCGTGCTGCCACAAGCTATCAAAATCATGGTGCCTTCATTTATCAACCAATTTGTCATCACGTTAAAAGATACGTCTATCTTGTCCGTGATCGGTCTCGTTGAATTGACACAAACCGGAAAAATCATTATTGCTCGGACTTTCTCATCTGGCGATATGTGGTTGATCGTTGCTTTGATGTATTTAATCGTGATTACTGCTCTAACGAAATTTTCAAATTACTTGGAAAGGAAGTTAAACAATGCCTAA
- a CDS encoding amino acid ABC transporter ATP-binding protein has translation MPKLKVENLKKSFGQLEVLRDLNVEIKEGEVVCIIGPSGSGKSTFLRCLNQLEEITGGKVIIDDYDLSDPSQNINKVRENIGMVFQHFNLFPHLSVLENITLAPKELKKETDAELKTRALGLLETVGLTEKVDDYPNSLSGGQKQRVAIARALAMQPDIMLFDEPTSALDPEMVGDVLEVMQVLANQGMTMVVVTHEMGFAKEVADRVIFMDGGYIVEEGTPEEIFNHPKHIRTQDFLNKILV, from the coding sequence ATGCCTAAATTAAAAGTTGAAAACCTTAAAAAAAGTTTTGGTCAATTAGAAGTATTAAGAGATTTAAATGTTGAGATCAAAGAAGGAGAAGTGGTCTGCATTATCGGGCCGTCCGGTTCTGGAAAAAGTACTTTCTTGCGTTGTTTAAATCAATTAGAAGAAATCACAGGCGGAAAAGTGATCATCGACGATTATGACTTAAGCGATCCTTCTCAAAACATCAATAAAGTGCGCGAAAATATTGGGATGGTTTTCCAACATTTCAACTTGTTCCCTCATTTGTCAGTCTTAGAAAACATTACCTTGGCTCCTAAAGAATTAAAAAAAGAAACCGATGCAGAACTTAAAACTAGAGCTCTAGGGTTGTTAGAAACGGTCGGTTTAACTGAAAAAGTTGACGATTATCCCAATTCTTTATCAGGAGGTCAAAAACAACGTGTGGCCATTGCCCGTGCGTTGGCAATGCAGCCTGATATTATGTTGTTTGATGAACCGACGAGTGCATTGGATCCAGAAATGGTTGGGGATGTTTTAGAAGTCATGCAAGTACTTGCCAACCAAGGGATGACGATGGTCGTTGTCACTCATGAAATGGGCTTTGCTAAAGAAGTGGCTGACCGCGTTATTTTTATGGATGGGGGCTACATTGTCGAAGAAGGTACGCCCGAAGAGATCTTCAATCATCCCAAACACATTCGTACTCAAGACTTCTTAAATAAAATTTTAGTTTAG
- a CDS encoding iron-sulfur cluster biosynthesis family protein: MFLEITEAAQQRISKAQTLNPGKLVVYYESRIGCICGNNGIFTLKLTQQEDPELDTTLASSLGDLPIQGWSLDFLDEQLTLNYQKEKNTLVLKGASGLINPNVLITDDTGSSVFLAVR; this comes from the coding sequence ATGTTTTTAGAAATAACAGAAGCTGCACAGCAACGCATTTCAAAAGCACAAACTCTCAATCCAGGGAAACTAGTCGTTTACTATGAATCTCGGATTGGCTGTATTTGCGGGAATAATGGTATTTTCACTTTAAAATTAACCCAACAAGAAGATCCTGAATTAGACACAACTCTAGCTAGTTCGTTAGGCGACTTGCCGATTCAAGGTTGGAGTTTAGACTTCTTAGATGAACAATTGACATTAAATTACCAAAAAGAAAAAAACACTTTGGTTTTAAAAGGTGCAAGCGGATTAATTAATCCTAATGTGTTGATTACAGATGATACAGGCTCTTCAGTCTTTTTAGCTGTACGTTAA